The Methanobacterium sp. genome has a window encoding:
- the nrdD gene encoding anaerobic ribonucleoside-triphosphate reductase codes for MRDMHVIAGLPTRAKTCVLKNNGIYEKFSPEKLVKSCLMVGAPLWAAEKIASSVATATYDGISTAEIKIIVYDCLKKIDEKIADKYFAANALKVRTTRDTIEPFDKSKIEKTLIVETNASKELAEEIANDAWKELKKLDVEYLTAPMIREIVNTKLVEHGLEALRREYTRVGIPVYNITNLIQNGSRDNANMIHNPETVHKYVADEALKQYALLHILPNEFADAHMGGDLHIHDLEFFAGRPINCLQHDLRIFIRNGLKVDGTGDHTSVAGPPNHIETLMNHSGEIMLAAQQNMSGGQSMSLWNVFVAPFAAGLPYEKVKQAVQMFIYNLNMAYAARGSQVPFTSINLEFTVPKFLQDEPAYGPRGQLVGTYGDFEEETRMLQRAFTETLLEGDSDGKPHLFPNTPYVLRDEVLKSEFEEDLRRVHELSAKYGSPYFINMLPDYRGNLSNYMGCRTSLSDNWTGDWEKDCFRTGNLAYVTLNLPRIAYNSKDEDDIFEYLDSYMSIGEQILQIRREQALKCLNEYNLLPFLSQKAGEETYYRIENSTMSFGFVGLNEMLLYALGAGIEDKDANKFGLKVLDYMNNRTAELKAETGLRWTVLQTPAESTAYRFAMLDLERYRDKIIANGDEKAAYYTNSSHVPVNADVLLPEKIKIEAQYHPKTLGGHIFHAFMGESYSDPDALMSLTDKIARKSDIGFWAYSSALSFCVKCKTLMKGLQDSCGACGETTEVEWYDRITGYVQQVGRSKSASGGWNPGKMKELMDRKRF; via the coding sequence ATGAGAGATATGCATGTTATTGCTGGGCTCCCGACAAGAGCCAAAACGTGTGTCTTAAAAAATAATGGGATATATGAAAAATTCAGCCCCGAAAAATTGGTTAAATCTTGCCTTATGGTAGGAGCTCCCCTTTGGGCTGCTGAAAAGATTGCATCATCAGTTGCTACCGCTACTTATGATGGTATCTCCACAGCAGAAATAAAAATAATAGTATACGACTGCCTTAAAAAAATCGATGAAAAAATTGCAGACAAATATTTTGCAGCCAACGCATTGAAGGTAAGAACTACAAGAGATACAATAGAGCCATTTGATAAAAGTAAAATTGAAAAAACTCTTATTGTAGAAACTAATGCATCAAAAGAGCTTGCAGAAGAAATAGCTAATGATGCATGGAAGGAACTTAAAAAACTTGATGTTGAATACTTGACAGCCCCGATGATCAGGGAAATTGTTAACACCAAACTTGTAGAGCATGGTCTTGAAGCTTTAAGACGTGAATATACAAGGGTCGGTATACCTGTATACAACATCACAAATCTCATTCAAAACGGCTCACGTGATAATGCAAATATGATTCATAATCCTGAGACCGTTCACAAGTATGTTGCAGATGAGGCACTCAAGCAGTACGCATTGTTACACATCCTCCCCAATGAATTTGCAGATGCCCACATGGGTGGTGACCTGCACATACATGACCTTGAATTCTTTGCAGGACGTCCAATAAATTGTTTACAGCACGATTTAAGGATATTTATAAGAAACGGACTTAAAGTTGATGGTACAGGAGACCATACATCAGTAGCGGGCCCTCCAAACCATATTGAAACATTGATGAACCATTCAGGGGAAATAATGCTTGCAGCTCAGCAGAACATGAGCGGCGGGCAGTCAATGAGCCTATGGAATGTATTTGTAGCTCCATTCGCTGCTGGTTTACCCTATGAGAAGGTAAAACAGGCAGTGCAGATGTTTATTTATAACCTTAATATGGCCTATGCTGCAAGAGGTTCTCAAGTACCGTTTACAAGCATCAACCTTGAATTTACTGTACCTAAATTTTTACAGGATGAACCTGCATACGGGCCAAGAGGACAGCTCGTAGGTACATACGGAGACTTTGAAGAAGAAACAAGGATGTTACAACGTGCATTTACTGAAACACTTCTTGAAGGAGATTCAGATGGTAAACCTCACCTTTTCCCAAACACTCCTTATGTTTTAAGGGATGAAGTCTTGAAATCTGAATTTGAAGAAGATTTAAGACGCGTACATGAACTTTCAGCTAAATACGGATCTCCTTACTTTATAAACATGCTTCCAGATTACAGAGGCAACCTGTCAAACTATATGGGATGCAGGACATCATTGAGCGATAACTGGACTGGAGACTGGGAGAAAGACTGTTTCAGAACAGGAAACCTTGCTTATGTCACATTAAACCTTCCAAGAATTGCATATAATTCAAAGGATGAAGATGACATATTTGAGTATCTTGATTCTTACATGAGCATTGGAGAACAGATCTTACAAATACGAAGAGAACAAGCCCTTAAATGCCTTAATGAATATAACTTACTCCCATTCCTTTCACAGAAAGCGGGGGAGGAAACATATTACAGAATAGAAAACTCTACAATGTCATTTGGTTTTGTTGGGCTAAATGAAATGCTTCTATATGCATTAGGAGCAGGAATTGAGGATAAGGATGCCAATAAATTTGGATTAAAAGTACTTGATTATATGAATAACAGAACTGCTGAATTGAAGGCGGAAACAGGTTTAAGATGGACAGTTCTCCAGACACCTGCAGAATCCACGGCATACAGATTTGCAATGCTTGACCTTGAAAGATACAGGGATAAAATCATTGCAAATGGTGATGAAAAAGCAGCATATTACACCAATTCATCCCACGTACCGGTTAATGCTGATGTCTTACTCCCAGAAAAGATTAAAATCGAAGCACAGTACCATCCAAAGACACTTGGAGGTCACATATTCCATGCATTCATGGGAGAATCCTATTCAGATCCGGATGCACTCATGAGCCTCACAGATAAGATTGCAAGGAAATCAGATATTGGGTTCTGGGCATACAGTTCGGCACTGAGCTTTTGCGTTAAATGTAAGACACTTATGAAAGGGTTACAGGATAGCTGCGGTGCATGCGGTGAAACAACAGAAGTTGAATGGTACGACAGGATAACTGGCTACGTTCAACAGGTTGGAAGGTCTAAATCTGCATCAGGTGGCTGGAATCCTGGAAAAATGAAGGAATTAATGGATAGAAAACGGTTTTAA
- a CDS encoding DUF3800 domain-containing protein gives MKYIYLDESGNLGFTEKSGKFFVVAALCVEEEKIVNRCIKNARKGLAKKYKQNELKFSNSSDANRRRVLNCIARRDVSISYLALNKDWVYPYLRQKPSVIHNYMIGQLLSNILHDVPFLRTNVIIDKFLHDKKIDGFNNYMDIKSSVKMNIRHVSSAGNNGIQAVDFVAGAIHRKYRQNDDSFYRLIEDKINLTLDSRDQIFRKKS, from the coding sequence TTGAAATATATCTACTTAGACGAATCAGGGAATCTTGGTTTCACTGAAAAATCAGGAAAATTTTTTGTTGTAGCAGCTTTATGCGTTGAAGAGGAGAAAATAGTAAATAGGTGTATTAAGAATGCCAGAAAAGGTTTAGCAAAAAAATATAAGCAAAATGAGCTTAAATTTTCAAATTCTTCTGATGCAAATAGAAGACGTGTTTTAAATTGCATAGCCCGTAGGGATGTCTCAATATCATATTTAGCTCTAAATAAAGATTGGGTATATCCCTATTTACGCCAAAAGCCTTCAGTAATTCATAATTATATGATAGGTCAGTTATTAAGCAATATTTTACATGACGTACCTTTCTTAAGAACTAATGTCATAATTGATAAGTTTTTACATGATAAAAAAATTGATGGGTTTAACAATTATATGGATATTAAATCTTCTGTTAAAATGAACATCCGACATGTTTCTTCTGCTGGAAATAATGGTATTCAAGCTGTAGATTTCGTTGCAGGGGCAATACATAGGAAATATAGACAAAATGATGATTCATTTTATAGATTGATTGAAGATAAAATAAACTTAACTTTAGATTCACGTGATCAAAT